DNA from Halogeometricum sp. S1BR25-6:
ATCGACGCGACCGCGTTGGATAGTTTACGAGCGGGAACTTATATCTTCCCACGTTCAGAAGTGATTGGAACAGTCACGCGTGACCGACCGGCTCACGGTTCGTTCGGCCCGAAGGGATTCTCCGACGCCTCGCCGTTCGCCTCGTCGCCCACCGAGGGGGTGTACGAGTCCGTCCGATAGCGGGCGTACGTTCGCTCCGCCCAGTCGAGGAACTCCTCGTCGGTGCCGTCGACGCTGGCGATGAGATTCCCGTGCTCGTCGTACGCGGCGAGATACGCGTGGTCGTCCACCAACATGAGTCCGAACTCCAATCGCTTCGGCGAGACGAACAGTTGGAACTGATCGAGTTCGTAGGCGCGGGCGAGGTCGTCGGGGTACTCGGACGCGGAGGTCTCGAAGACGCGTTCGTCGATGACGAGTTGGACGTTCGACTCGGGTCCGATGATTCGCTCGGCCGCCTCGTTGAAGATGCGGCTGACGATGGGGGTGATGCCGCGGAACTCGTCGACGTAGTCGCTCCCGGCGACGGTCAGAAAGCGGTTGATGGGCGCGTGCGGGTTGTCCGACGTGGCCGCGGTTCCGTGGAGCCGGCGGAGGACGACTGGATCGAGGTCGGCGACGACGCTCCCCACGTTGGCGAGCAGCATCGAGAAGCGGTCGGCGACGGCGACGGTCGCCTCGAACTCCTCGTACCCGTTCGCGACCATATCCCCCGCTGCCGTCAACGCGTAGCGCCCGTCATCGGTCTCCTTGTCGGCCCACCCTCGGTCGACGAACGCGCTCACCGTCCGTTGCGCCGTCTCGCGCGCGCACGAACATTCGGTTGCCAACTCGCTCGGGCGATACGGCTGTCTCCGTAGGGCGCGCA
Protein-coding regions in this window:
- a CDS encoding helix-turn-helix transcriptional regulator, producing MSAFVDRGWADKETDDGRYALTAAGDMVANGYEEFEATVAVADRFSMLLANVGSVVADLDPVVLRRLHGTAATSDNPHAPINRFLTVAGSDYVDEFRGITPIVSRIFNEAAERIIGPESNVQLVIDERVFETSASEYPDDLARAYELDQFQLFVSPKRLEFGLMLVDDHAYLAAYDEHGNLIASVDGTDEEFLDWAERTYARYRTDSYTPSVGDEANGEASENPFGPNEP